A portion of the Acidimicrobiales bacterium genome contains these proteins:
- a CDS encoding dehydrogenase E1 component subunit alpha/beta: protein MARTVEHQRQGAAPGDEPTLRGIPHAELIDDFRLACISRALDDREISLQKQSRVFFQISGAGHEALLLALARNLRPGYDWFFPYYRDRALMLGLGVSPLEILLQAVGSADDPSSGGRQMPCHWGFVDRNVVTQSSPTGSQCIPAVGCAEAARYISRRPGLPGCTAYGDELTYVSLGEGATSEGEFWESLNTACTMHLPVLYVVADNGYAISVPASEQGPAPIDELVRGFRGLEVHHVDGRDYFAVRRTGRKAVEHVRAGVGPGLIHATVTRPYSHSAADTQSKYRPPEELEEEAQHDPILLFQRSLVKGRVLTEDEAAAIRIESRVIVADSAKQALAAPRPDPATVTEHVVVLPLLPDPPEPPPAEVGEGAADTVTFGEAIRRTLHEQMAADERIRVFGEDVADAREAVLANVEGKGGVFGTTHGLQRAFGLARCYNTPLSEANIVGRAVGQALRGLKPAPEIQFFDYIWPAMQQIKSEAATIRWRSNGAFSCPVVIRVPIGGYLSGGAIWHSQCGESIFTHVPGLLVAFPSRARDAAGLLRAAFRHDDPVLFLEHKHLLRQPYARDPYPGPDYVLPFGRASYVRRGTDLTIVTWGATVEKSRQAAARLEEDGRSSVEIVDLRTLAPWDHDTVADSVKRTGKLLVVHEDIVTSGFGAEVAAWAASELFCDLDAPVRRVGAKDTHVAYEPTLEAATLPQVDDIAAAARELVEF from the coding sequence ATGGCCCGCACCGTCGAGCACCAGCGCCAGGGCGCGGCGCCCGGCGACGAGCCCACGCTCCGTGGCATCCCCCATGCGGAGCTGATCGACGACTTCCGCCTGGCCTGCATCTCCCGCGCCCTCGACGACCGCGAGATCAGCCTCCAGAAGCAGAGCCGGGTGTTCTTCCAGATCTCGGGCGCCGGGCACGAGGCCCTCCTGCTCGCCCTGGCCCGGAACCTCCGCCCCGGCTACGACTGGTTCTTCCCCTACTACCGGGACCGGGCGCTGATGCTGGGCCTCGGCGTCTCGCCTCTGGAGATCCTCCTCCAGGCCGTCGGCTCGGCCGACGACCCGTCCTCCGGCGGCCGCCAGATGCCCTGCCACTGGGGTTTCGTGGACCGCAACGTCGTCACCCAGTCGAGCCCCACGGGGAGCCAGTGCATCCCCGCCGTGGGCTGCGCGGAGGCCGCCCGCTACATCTCCCGCCGGCCCGGCCTCCCGGGGTGCACCGCCTACGGCGACGAGCTCACCTACGTCTCGCTGGGCGAGGGCGCCACCTCGGAAGGCGAGTTCTGGGAGAGCCTCAACACGGCCTGCACCATGCACCTGCCCGTGCTCTACGTCGTCGCCGACAACGGCTACGCCATCTCGGTGCCGGCGTCCGAGCAGGGGCCGGCCCCGATCGACGAGCTGGTCCGGGGGTTCCGGGGGCTGGAGGTGCACCACGTGGACGGGCGGGACTACTTCGCCGTCCGCCGCACCGGCCGCAAGGCCGTCGAGCACGTGCGGGCCGGCGTCGGCCCCGGCCTCATCCACGCCACCGTCACCCGCCCGTACTCCCACTCGGCGGCCGACACCCAGAGCAAGTACCGGCCGCCCGAGGAGCTGGAGGAGGAGGCCCAGCACGACCCGATCCTGCTGTTCCAGCGCAGCTTGGTGAAGGGCCGAGTCCTGACCGAGGACGAGGCGGCCGCCATCCGCATCGAGTCGCGGGTCATCGTCGCCGACTCCGCCAAGCAGGCGCTGGCCGCGCCGCGGCCCGACCCGGCGACCGTCACCGAGCACGTCGTCGTGCTGCCCCTGCTCCCCGATCCGCCCGAGCCGCCACCGGCCGAGGTCGGCGAGGGAGCGGCCGACACCGTCACCTTCGGCGAGGCCATCCGGCGCACGCTGCACGAGCAGATGGCGGCCGACGAGCGCATCCGGGTGTTCGGCGAGGACGTGGCCGACGCCCGCGAAGCGGTCCTGGCCAACGTGGAGGGCAAGGGCGGCGTGTTCGGGACCACGCACGGCCTCCAGCGCGCCTTCGGGCTGGCCCGCTGCTACAACACGCCGCTCTCCGAGGCGAACATCGTGGGCCGGGCCGTCGGCCAGGCCCTCCGGGGTCTCAAGCCGGCCCCCGAGATCCAGTTCTTCGACTACATCTGGCCGGCCATGCAGCAGATCAAGAGCGAGGCGGCCACCATCCGCTGGCGCTCGAACGGTGCGTTCAGCTGCCCGGTCGTCATCCGGGTCCCGATCGGGGGCTACCTCAGCGGCGGGGCCATCTGGCACTCCCAGTGCGGCGAGTCGATCTTCACCCACGTGCCGGGGCTGCTGGTCGCCTTCCCGTCCCGGGCCCGGGACGCCGCCGGCCTGCTGCGGGCCGCGTTCCGCCACGACGACCCGGTGCTCTTCCTCGAGCACAAGCACCTGCTGCGCCAGCCCTACGCCCGCGACCCCTACCCCGGACCCGACTACGTCCTGCCGTTCGGGCGGGCGTCGTACGTGCGGCGGGGCACCGACCTCACCATCGTCACCTGGGGCGCCACCGTCGAGAAGTCGCGCCAGGCGGCGGCCCGCCTCGAGGAGGACGGCCGCAGCTCGGTCGAGATCGTCGACCTCCGCACCCTCGCCCCATGGGACCACGACACCGTCGCCGACTCCGTCAAGCGGACGGGCAAGCTGCTCGTCGTCCACGAGGACATCGTCACCAGCGGGTTCGGCGCCGAGGTGGCCGCGTGGGCGGCGTCCGAGCTGTTCTGCGACCTCGACGCCCCCGTCCGGCGGGTGGGCGCCAAGGACACCCACGTGGCGTACGAGCCCACCCTGGAGGCTGCCACCCTCCCCCAGGTCGACGACATCGCCGCCGCAGCACGCGAGCTCGTCGAGTTCTAG